In Lachancea thermotolerans CBS 6340 chromosome H complete sequence, a single genomic region encodes these proteins:
- the MIC60 gene encoding Mic60p (weakly similar to uniprot|P36112 Saccharomyces cerevisiae YKR016W FMP13 The authentic non-tagged protein was localized to the mitochondria) → MLRSRATINCVKSGRAGRALSRGMATFEGQPAARPNRLSKLLVRVGLATVGFYVGGVTLSLNNDQFGELFCDNVPLAESLVEMYEEFRDEKMQASRMSLDELKQKFGELGTKVDRIPNRGADPALTSQAVAALPASKEVRLEDESLVKLRLPEVEQLGSCKRATPLVESVNAAVAAVNEQSLLLPEDTYNAVHDAFTKLKSALQAINEDIRTNVAESVAVQYGQASKDLHESFEIRAKSREVELTQQFLNEFNAFKAQLEKHSSEELASALKANEQALLAKQSNEVALLSMKQVEEFTKILSEKLDQERQGRLSKLEALNGSVQELAEAVDQVDTLVMKSEVLSQLSLLTTLLKNKLHAGDESSVKIDSELARLKTLCDILPGRPSKCCSKNPQLLDVVVSQLDSLASQQLILSNEQLYNRWTLLQKDLSTSSLLPPNAGILGHISAKIFGFFLFNKNGAPVDNDIDSVIARVGQNLRLSKLDKAVEEVVALKGWPRVLCDEWVQEARKKLEIETLIDALDCEIRSS, encoded by the coding sequence ATGCTGAGATCGAGAGCTACTATTAATTGTGTGAAAAGCGGGAGAGCGGGCCGCGCGCTGAGTCGCGGAATGGCGACTTTTGAGGGCCAGCCCGCTGCGCGGCCTAACAGGCTCAGCAAGCTGCTTGTGCGAGTCGGATTGGCTACTGTGGGATTCTATGTTGGAGGTGTGACGCTGTCGCTCAACAATGACCAGTTTGGGGAGCTGTTCTGCGACAATGTGCCGTTGGCCGAGTCGCTGGTGGAGATGTATGAGGAGTTCCGTGACGAGAAGATGCAGGCGTCGCGCATGTCGCTGGACGAGCTGAAGCAGAAGTTCGGGGAGCTCGGGACCAAAGTGGACCGGATCCCCAACCGCGGCGCGGACCCCGCGCTCACCTCTCAGGCGGTCGCGGCGCTGCCCGCAAGCAAGGAGGTGCGCCTGGAGGACGAGTCTCTTGTGAAGCTCCGGCTGCCAGAGGTTGAACAGCTTGGCAGCTGCAAGCGCGCTACTCCTCTAGTGGAAAGCGTCAACGCGGCCGTTGCGGCTGTGAATGAGCAGTCGTTGCTCCTGCCGGAGGACACCTACAACGCGGTGCATGACGCCTTTACCAAGCTGAAGTCCGCGCTCCAGGCGATCAACGAGGACATCAGGACCAATGTGGCCGAATCTGTCGCTGTACAGTATGGACAAGCTTCCAAGGACCTCCACGAGAGCTTTGAGATTAGGGCCAAGTCCCGTGAGGTCGAGCTAACGCAACAATTCTTGAACGAGTTCAACGCCTTCAAAGCTCAGCTTGAGAAGCACTCCTCTGAGGAGCTCGCCTCTGCTTTGAAGGCCAACGAGCAAGCACTGCTTGCCAAGCAGTCAAACGAAGTGGCGCTGCTTTCTATGAAACAGGTGGAGGAGTTCACGAAGATACTCAGCGAGAAGTTGGACCAGGAGAGACAGGGAAGGCTTTCCAAACTCGAGGCCCTCAACGGCAGCGTGCAGGAGCTGGCTGAGGCTGTTGACCAGGTTGACACTCTCGTCATGAAGAGCGAGGTATTGAGTCAGCTTTCATTGCTGACcacacttttgaaaaacaaactACACGCAGGCGACGAGAGCAGCGTGAAGATCGACTCAGAGCTGGCCAGGCTCAAGACCTTGTGTGACATTCTGCCAGGTAGACCCTCAAAGTGCTGCTCCAAAAACCCACAGCTTCTGGACGTGGTGGTGTCGCAACTCGACTCACTGGCCTCGCAGCAGCTAATCCTCTCCAACGAGCAGCTCTACAACAGATGGACTCTTCTGCAAAAAGACCTCTCCACCTCATCCCTGTTGCCACCAAACGCAGGAATTCTCGGCCATATCTCGGCCAAGATATTCGGCTTTTTCCTGTTCAATAAGAACGGCGCGCCAGTTGACAACGACATAGACAGTGTGATCGCGCGCGTCGGCCAAAACTTGAGGCTCTCCAAGCTCGACAAGGCCGTGGAAGAAGTGGTCGCGTTGAAGGGCTGGCCTCGTGTTCTCTGCGACGAATGGGTCCAAGAAGCTAGAAAGAAGCTAGAAATTGAGACTCTGATCGACGCCCTCGATTGTGAAATCAGAAGTTCATGA
- a CDS encoding KLTH0H09746p (conserved hypothetical protein): MDTLLANIDSGPELLEHSSELQDCSRNLGLEEFASFSKMCRLYHELRETAYGEEMNKLAVAFANVLLKQQGFRAQALAQNAELAEDVQMRLERDSVSSEGFKVEWEVPLWRVLFLLAHGHADGSRSFEVFSRDLVPNKFQHLAEKLAENEQQSSKLPLVFEELGKYWYALCYNYGSFVVTHGAHFWSSLESFTASLRANDGRLLGDYASALLQLCSPLLLFPENNLLATFDMVLNLTLILKHGIIAWSGKVSEELYSSPQDYKIPQILHVIFVFVAKSPHAVRKRIQPCFSGEEGCGVNLRKQVLDLQCSKITCSETRETLDRILSALGLTVSANDDGELEVIHVVQSQPPSARDSTETVYDQRYSQSSSRLSDLSSSGTTLHNSLDGDYDDLWSEEDKIAEADRIMAVIRRLDELGIIKPKFPGQ; the protein is encoded by the coding sequence ATGGATACGCTACTAGCAAATATTGATAGCGGGCCAGAACTTCTGGAACACAGCTCAGAGCTTCAAGACTGCTCGCGAAACCTCGGTTTGGAAGAGTTTGCGAGCTTTAGCAAAATGTGCAGGCTTTACCACGAGCTACGGGAGACAGCGTACGGCGAGGAGATGAACAAGCTGGCGGTGGCGTTCGCCAACGTGCTGCTGAAACAGCAGGGATTTCGGGCGCAGGCCTTAGCGCAGAATGCGGAACTGGCGGAGGACGTCCAGATGAGGCTCGAGCGGGACTCTGTGAGCAGTGAGGGTTTCAAGGTGGAGTGGGAGGTACCGCTGTGGCGGGTGCTGTTCCTGCTGGCGCACGGGCACGCGGACGGGTCCCGCAGCTTCGAGGTGTTCAGCCGGGATCTGGTGCCCAACAAGTTTCAACACCTGGCCGAGAAGCTCGCGGAAAACGAGCAGCAAAGCAGCAAACTGCCGTTGGTATTCGAGGAGCTGGGGAAGTACTGGTACGCGTTGTGCTACAACTACGGGTCGTTCGTTGTCACGCACGGGGCGCACTTCTGGAGCTCGCTTGAGTCGTTCACCGCATCGCTGCGCGCGAACGACGGCCGCCTGCTTGGCGACTACGCCAgcgcgctgctgcagctgtGCTCACCGCTACTTCTCTTCCCCGAGAACAACCTGCTGGCGACTTTCGACATGGTGCTGAACCTCACACTGATCCTCAAGCACGGTATCATTGCATGGTCCGGAAAGGTCTCAGAGGAGCTGTACTCATCGCCACAAGACTACAAGATCCCTCAAATACTGCATGTGATTTTCGTCTTCGTGGCCAAGTCGCCCCACGCCGTGCGCAAGCGCATACAGCCATGTTTTAGCGGCGAGGAAGGCTGCGGCGTGAACCTGCGCAAACAGGTTCTAGACCTGCAGTGCTCCAAAATAACATGCAGCGAGACGCGGGAAACTCTGGATAGGATCCTATCCGCACTGGGGCTTACCGTGAGTGCCAATGACGACGGCGAGCTCGAAGTAATACACGTGGTTCAGTCCCAGCCGCCCAGCGCACGCGACTCCACTGAGACCGTGTACGACCAGCGCTACTCTCAGTCATCTTCTCGACTAAGCGACTTATCCAGCTCGGGCACAACTCTCCACAACTCGCTGGACGGCGATTACGACGACTTATGGTCTGAGGAGGATAAAATAGCCGAGGCCGATCGCATCATGGCGGTCATACGAAGGCTCGACGAGCTCGGTATAATCAAACCTAAATTTCCTGGCCAGTAG
- the YPT52 gene encoding Rab family GTPase YPT52 (similar to uniprot|P36018 Saccharomyces cerevisiae YKR014C YPT52 rab5-like GTPase involved in vacuolar protein sorting and endocytosis probable purine nucleotide- binding protein) gives MGWVKSPIHKRAHQNKRYNTATMLQFKLVLLGDSSVGKSSIVHRFVKDSFDEFRESTIGAAFLSQTIKLEKHPDVTIKFEIWDTAGQERYKSLAPMYYRNANAALIVYDVTQPGSLVKAQSWVEELKNKVGDQDLVICLAGNKVDICDEDATAREVQREDAQLYAQEQGLLFYETSAKTGAGVSAIFQEIGERVYQKKGMEVPSSTQARKPLNVELQRPSTNDSTSCCS, from the coding sequence ATGGGATGGGTCAAAAGCCCGATTCACAAACGAGCACATCAGAACAAAAGGTACAATACAGCAACTATGCTCCAGTTCAAGCTCGTATTATTGGGAGACTCCTCTGTGGGTAAGTCTTCGATCGTTCACAGGTTTGTGAAGGACTCTTTTGACGAGTTCCGCGAAAGTACAATCGGTGCGGCTTTCTTGTCGCAAACCATCAAGTTGGAAAAGCATCCCGACGTGACCATCAAGTTTGAGATATGGGACACTGCTGGCCAGGAGAGGTACAAGTCGCTGGCCCCCATGTACTACAGAAATGCGAACGCGGCCCTGATAGTGTACGACGTGACGCAGCCAGGCTCGCTCGTTAAGGCGCAGAGCTGggttgaagagctcaagaatAAGGTCGGTGACCAAGACCTAGTGATCTGTCTAGCTGGTAACAAGGTGGATATTTGCGACGAAGACGCGACCGCGAGGGAGGTGCAACGCGAGGACGCGCAGCTTTACGCCCAGGAGCAGGGTCTGCTTTTCTACGAGACCAGCGCCAAGACCGGAGCTGGCGTCTCAGCTATATTCCAGGAGATCGGCGAGAGGGTTTACCAGAAAAAGGGCATGGAAGTCCCTTCATCGACACAGGCCCGTAAGCCGCTAAACGTTGAGCTTCAGAGGCCATCTACCAACGACTCCACCTCCTGCTGTTCTTAA